The Salvelinus alpinus chromosome 30, SLU_Salpinus.1, whole genome shotgun sequence genomic interval AGAGTTTGTCTCCAGTGGAAGTTGAAATACAAAcctgagaggaaagagagaatatTAAAGAAAATAGGAAAAAGAAACAAGATGATGATGGAAAATATGAGCTGGGTTGTCAGTCATTTTGAAGCGTGAGGGTTGTAAGGTGAATTTGTATGGCTAGGTTGTGGCTTGTGGGCCCTTTGCTCCACTTGGAGCTGAAGGAATAAGACAAGTAAGTTAAGTTGTGCCCCTTGAAAGTCTGGGACAATGATGCTGTGTTTTGGGGGCCGCAGACGGAACAGGACCCACCACATCCACTGGAGTGAAGAGGACTGTCTACTGGCTAATGAGACTCAGGTTATTTCCAACCCTGCCTACCTGGACACAGGTAACAGAACCCTGTACACTACACACTGCGCAGCAGCAGGTTAGCAGATCGTTATGACTAACAGCTGAGTTGAAGCAGCAAGCTCTCAAAGCAGTTCTTATCTGGAGTATGAATCTATTTGCTAGCTATTATTTGAGCAGTGTTTTCATAAAatttgtttctgaccattttttaaacatttacctTGTGCTTTTGTGAGGATTTTTTTGCCAATTCAGAAAACTTTGGCTTGTTTCGTATTTGAGAAACCTGTCTGAAAGACAGTATCCACAACCCAGACTTCCTGGAAATATGCTTGGGAGGTCTTGAAGGGGTCTTGAAGGGGGCCTTCACCACATAACAATAAACTGTACTAGACGATGGCATGACAGTGTATGAGATGACAGTGACCATTGTACTGTAGGAGTGTGAGAACATCCACCACTTCTACCACACTCATTCTCATACTCAGTATCTACTCATGTTATGCAAAAACGACACTTGCTAACACCTAGATGGAGAAATATAGTTTTCATGTTAGGTATAAAGTCACCTTTTGGAAAATTAGACTATTACTATTTTGAACACAGTAGTGCAACCGTTTGAAAACGTGTCTGAATCTTTCAAGGGCCTCGTGTTTTTCTGCATAGAGAACAGTTGTTTTCCTTTGTATGACTCATGATGTCTGGGTGCTGTTttgcatcagtcagtcagtcagacataaTCTGTACAGATGTCCTGTCGGAATCATGGCCTCATACAACCCTGGTTCTCTACATGTGCTCTGATGACTAATTACTATAGTAATTTTAACAACATGTTCATATAATGTTGTTACCAGTATAATTGCAATTTAACTACAAAAGGTATAAAAGCAACTAAAGAGTTATCATAATATATTCCGTTTTTTGGTGCCATGTATGGATTTTCAGAAGAATGTTCAAGGTGTGTTCTAAAATCAGGTACCTTATTTTGCAGTTATAGCCTACTTATAAGGAGAGGCTTCATCTAAAGTGAGGCTATTTTCTAGTAGCCCTCAACAGTATGTTTCTCTCTGTAAccacatagtgcactgcttttgactgcACCATCAATTGCCTCAGTGTCCCATGTAGATAAGAGTATTGAATTTGTGCTGTGCCATTATTGACTGGTTCCCATTTGATTGACCAAGCCTAATTGAACACCAAAGCTCTGCCAAAGCAGAATGTGGAGCTGCAATATGGCAAATTAATCAGTGAAATGACATTAAAATAACAAGTTTATTGCAACCAATCTGTTCCTAACAATGACTTATGAGATATTAATTGTTCCTCTCAAAGGGTTAATTTACTTTGTCAGAGATGGCCCCAAAACCAGATTTGTGATTATTATTAGTTAGTTAATGATGACTTTTGTATGAAAACAAAGTCTTTCAGTAATTAACAAAACTGTAAAAATAAAATGCCCCCTGCCATAAAATGTATCTACGTTTAGTGCTGTCAGGTTAGGTGACTGCGATTAATCTTACTTTCACACAATTAGGCTACTCTGCCTTGAGCtttcctattttttttttttttttttacagtgagaGCTACAGAATTTTTTCTCCCAATCTTGCCCTTTAAAGCTATCCGACCCAACTGTGTGCAACCCATGTGGTCTGCCTTTGGCGGACCCTAGGATTAGCAGTGCTTTAAGTAGCGTCTAAAACCTGGCTATATGGAAGTTGTGTGCCAGGAATGCACTGGTACTTCCACTCCCTGTTTCTCCTTCTCTTGTGAGCCATGGGAAAATCTCTGCCTTTTTTTGTGTCCCCTCTCCCCGTTTGTTTGGTTGTAGATAACTAGATGGAAAGggagattgggagagagagagagcaaaagggaGACGGGggaaggtagagagaggcagagagggaaagactgagagggagggaggccgaGTGAGGCCCTGGAGACACACAGTTCTCTTTCATAGCAGTTTGTTTTGGGGATCCTGCCTTTGTtgactgcagcagcagcagtggaTGCTCAGCTCCCTCTTCCCTGGATCCTATTCTTACTGTTCACCGTCGTCCATGTTACTCTGTGGGGGCTGAAATGCCTCTAGAGATCCCGAAGGAAACTCGGCTCAGGGAGTTAGTGTGCTTTAATGCAGAGCGACGACCCCGTTTGGATCTGGTCCTTGTTTTCCAACTGTCCCGAGGGGTAGGGAGGCTGCTGGAAAGTTCAAACAGACACACTGCCTCAAGCTATGTACGGCAGGCAAGGGCTCAGAGATGAACAGTTTTGTCTGCACCGGTCGGCAGAAAAAGGAATGCTCATAACTCACAACTCGCCAAGAAGGAGAGGATGTCTCCGTTTTTAAAATTTTGCTCAAGGCCTCGCAGGTATGACCAACATGCATTTGGTTGTTCCAAAGCAAACACTGGAACGGTTGTTTTAGCTGTTGCTCACCCTCACGTCGGACAGGTAGAAGTAGAACAAAGTAGAAATGAGGAGAGAGTGCAGCCAGCGACCCACCGTCCTGCAGCCTGTTGCAGTGCTGCTGTTGAATGCTGAGTATAAGGCTCTAGGGTTATGCAGGTGGCACAGAAGCTTTGCTCAGGCTTGTtttacttattttttttcttcttcgtgTCAAAGGTTAAGGATTATGGCTGGGGTTGGAATGCAGCCTGGAAGTGAGGGACTCGGAGAGCAACCGTAAACACCGCCACACTGGGGAgaggagtgtgagtgtgtgtgcacatgcgtgtgtgtttcAATCGGGCTAGattgtgcatgcctgtgtgtgtgagggagtgcAGGGCCGTGCCATGCTACTACTGAGCAGTCAGGCAACGGAGCGGACTATCCCCGGGGCCACAAGTAAAGCTGTAACagcccaccagtcaggaggaggTAAGACCACGGTGGACCACATTTCTGTCATCCTGAATGGAACTCTGGGCCGTGAGGAGGTGGGTTCGAGGTCGGTGGCGGGCCAGGCCGCCCGATATGCCGCACTGGAGCAAAGTCATCCTGCAGCCGGGAGCACTAGGGCACGACAGCAGGCGCTGCAGGGGGAGGAGGGACACTTCAGCCTGGGCAGGACACGGCAGGATCTTGGCAGGTGGCCCTCCCTGAGCCACACAggcagagtggagaggaggagggaggatgcagtgcaggaggaggaggaggaggtagagaaggaggaCGGGGGGGAACTGACAACGGACCGGTTTCTCCAACTGCAACAGCCCTCCAATAACTCAGCAGCTCCAGCAGCAGCCCAACCTTCTCAGTCAGACTGGGAGACTACAGCGGTAGGAGTGGAGGTAGATACAGCCACAGCAGCTCCAGAGCAACAGAAGACCCAGGTAGAGACCCAGGGACAGGACATTTCTCCCCAGTACGAAGGGTCTCTCCCTGGACATAATGTTGGTGTTCTGGCTGGTGGTGGCCGTCTACCCCTGGCTGTGCTCCGCAGGAAGCCATCCCAGGACAGTGCTGCGCCAGACAGCAGGAGAGTGGTGAGCATGTATGGAGCCCCAGCCTGGCAGCAACAAGGCTCGCTAAGTGACCAGGACAGAACAGACAAACCCAGGAGGCCCAGGAGTGTGTGCATGCTGGGAGGCCCCAACCTCAAAACTGCCCTGTTGCAGCCTGGGTCCCACAGGTCCCACTCCGAGCAGAGCTCCAGAAGGGTGGCTACAGGATCTCTGGACGGTCCCCCCCAGCAGTGCTGGACCAGGAGGGCAGAGCTGCGGGCGGTGGACGGCCTCAAGCCGGGGGTGCTTCCTCAGCGGACAGTGGCTGAGGAGAAGGTGGTCCCCAGGGTCCGGCAGCAGACCTGGAAACAGAGACCAGTCAGTATGACAATGTTGGAGCTGAGGAAGAAGGCCTCTGGGTCTCAGGACGAGCTGGATAGCCATAGGGGAAGCCAGGGGGGAGGTCTGTTCGGTCGCTGGAGGCTCTTTGGCCGACCAGCCCAGGACAAGGAGAAGGGTAAGGAGGGAGCCCGAGCCCCAGGTTCCAAGCCCCCCAGCAAGCTGGATGTCCCCAAGAAGACCCTGAGTTCCCTACGCAGGAGTCTCAGTTTGCGGATCAGGAGGAACCGGCCGCGGGGGAGAGTGGAAATATCCGAAGTGACAGCAGAGGAACGCTCACGCACTAAAAGTATCGGGCAAGAGACATCTCTCCCCTCGCGGCCCTTCTCCTACCTCACCGGGAGGTCCCTGCCACCCCCTTACGAGAGGGACAATGATGGAGGGATGCAGAACATTCAGTACCACAGCCAGGGCAAGGTCAAGGTGATGGAGGTGCCCCTCTACCCAGCCAGACTGTCCTCCTCCACTAAACCAGCCCATGAGGAGCCCAGCGTGTGGCAGCTCATAGCCAGCCGCTTTAGGAGGAAGGAGCAGCAACAACCGCCCAACGGTAAATGTAAACTCCAGCCCCAACCCCCGAGCAAAGAGACTCAGACTGGCAAATATCCCCTGGCTGGGAATAAAAAGCCTCAGTTAGTTTCCATAGAGACTCTGGCAGGCGTCGACTGCAGCAAAGGTCAAGGTAAGATTCCCTGTAAGATTGATGAACATATTCCCCAGCACTTATTGCCCCGAGTTCTGTACAGCCCCCCCTCAACCACTCTGTGAAAAAGTTCTCTTTTTATAGTTCAACAAGAACAGGGGTATGCTGCTCTTAGGAAAAAGGGCAAATTGAAAACACATGGAAGGGAAAGTTTAGGTTGAGGTGGCATTTCAAGGCTTCGGGCCCCAGAGGTTAGAAACCATTCCTCTTTTAGCTTTTGTGTTTGGTAATTTACTTTTCCCTCCATGCATTCCGTTTCAAATGCAGTTGTGTTCTTATTTGGCTAGTAATCACTGAAAACTTTTTGCATCACAGAGTGTATGCATGTAATTTGGATTACTTCTACCGAGAGATGAGGGTCTTGCCTGTTCTCTCATATGAGTTTGCCTTGTCCGTTTATGATGCTTTAAGTTAACATTAGCTGTTTGATTAGTAACAGTATGGGTGGTtggtacagtactatacagtctGCTCCAGAATCTCTGTTTCGCAGAGACCGAGCCAGTGTGGTTGGTAATGCATGCCCTAGATAATGCCGCTGGCCTCGTAGGGACACAGCTAAAAGCAGGAGGCATTAAAATGGTCAACGGTGGTGACGTGCCATTGAGATGCTTTTGGCAGCCAACCAGGGCTAAATTAGGAGGGCTTACACACTGTAATGATGGGGAACAGAGAGCGACATCTTAAGCACTGTGTTTAGCTagcccaaatcaaatcaagttttatttgtcacatgcgccgaatacaacaggtgtagaccttaccgtgaaatgcttacttacaagccttaaccaatgcagttcaagaaatagagttaagaaaatattttctaaataaactaaagtaaagaaatgtaataaaatctaaaagtaacacaagaaaattacataacaataatgaggctatatacagggggtaccggtactgagtcgatgtgcgtgggtccaggttagtcgaggtaatttgtgaagtgactatgcatagatagtaaacagcgagtagtagcagtgtaaatagtcaatataaatagtccgggtggccatttgatgactTGCtcagagtcttatggcttgggggtagaagctgttaaggagccttttggacctagacttggcgctccggtaccgcttgccttgcggcAGGATAGAttacagtctatgacttgggtgactggagtctttgacaattttttgggccttcctctgacaccgcctggtatataggtcctggatgtcaggaagcttggccccagtgatgtactgggctgtacgcacaacCTTCTGTAGcgtcttacggtcagatgccgagcagttgccataccaagcggtgatgcaaccggtcaaaatgctctcgatggtgcagctgtataacattttgaggatctggggacccatgccaagtcttttcagtctcctagtGCTGCTCTTTTAGTGTTGACAGTGTGGGATCCAGTGTGCACTTGAGAAGTTACTCATCGAAGTTGAATGAGAAACGCAACAATGAGCTATAGCGATTTGTCCATGTGTTGAAAATACTTATGTTGCTGTATATCCCTTGCAGTTTAATTAAAATCTGAATTAAGCATTGCTCTTTTCATAAAGGCATTAGCAGATGACACGTTGCACAATGTTGAACTTGAAAACCTGTATCTGACAGGTTTGCTCCAAATGCACCGCATGACACAACACACGTTCTAGTGTTACATCATATTTACATAATTAAGCAAAATCCACCACTCAGACCTCTGTAATCTACAAGAGAAGAATGAAAGATGAAGGTTTGAAAGGTTTATTCAAATTTAGTGAGTTTCAGATTGAAAACAGAGACTTTTAGGGAAGCATGTCTTAGTTTATTCTCTGTGAAAAAAACACTTATGAAGCCTGAAAACGTGACAAGTACTTTGGATTGATAAGCTGTAGCACAGGTTTGTTCCCGTCTGATCCTTGGCTCTTAATAAGGGTGCACAGGTACATGTCATGATTTGCAACTTTCTTTGTTTTCCCTGTACGATTTTTTTTACCAAGGTCACCAAAGTCTTTGTAGTAGTGTTAAGTGCACATTTAGTGATATCTGTGACTGTCTATGTAGTGTAGTCGAACTCGGAGAAGGCAGTCGGTCAGGCAGTAGGAATGTAGGTGTGTCGATCACACTGACTACAAGCTAGGTGTTCAATGCCAAGGGCGGGCCTAACTGCCTGTCTCTACCTGCCTAAGTGTTTGACAACCCTACCTGCATGGCTGCAAAATGTATCCTAAGAGCTCTGAAGTCCAGCCCTtagttaacacacacaaacacacacacacacacacacacacacacacaatagccaCATTAGTCGGCATTACAATATCATTTCTCTGGCTATTGATGACACCATGGCTGAGGTGTTGAGGCCCCTGTCCCCACTCACCTCCTCACTCCCACCCTCACCCCACACCGGTGGCTGAACAAAGCCATTCCTGTCAGGCCCGTGGAAGGGACGACTATCTGACTATTTGGTCAGATAATGGCTCTTTCCCGAGGTGGAGTCAGTCAACACTGCACTCCATcatagacctgggttcaaataggatTTGCCTGCAGCAATTGAACCAATGGAATGATCTAAAAAAAAGTGTGAACCCCGCCTACCTGACACTCAAACAAATGCTTAACGTATTTGgaagatttcaaatagtaattGAACCCAGGCCTGCTCCATCAAACACACGATGTGCGTTAGACTAGGCTGCCCTGAGACTAGAGAAAAGTTTAGCTGTTTCTCAAATCTGACATGCCGTACACGTCATTGTTTTTTAGGTCTAGTCAGGCTGGCAAAATGTTCACTGTGGTACATTTATCTTGCCTAGAATTGACATGACTCATTGAGATTTGTCCAAAGTCTCCGGTGTGTCAATGTGCAGTCTCTATTCGTTCGTCTCACGACTGCTCTCTTTTAAGAGCTCCATTAAATTGTTTGTGGAGCGTTTAAGAATGCCCTGGCAtttattatttttaatcccaCAGCGAACTGAAGTTCATTCATGAAAAGTTTTTCTATttcaggtttgggatagggttaaaacagaaaaacAACTCCACGGTTAAGTTTAGCCATTAATTAAGATTGGCCTTTCTAACTCATTGTGGACagatggcgcagcggtctaatcaGCCAGCTCCTGCTCCATATACTGCAAGTTCAATCCAATGATTCATATATACACTAGATCACAGACAGGAGGCGCTGTTTTGAAGCTACAgcacctccatcttggcactcccccacctttgTAAAACTATTTGGAAGcaaaaatgcattttttttaatGTCCAGATTTGTTTTTGCTATATTtgttctattacagacaccttaatgcatacttttaaattatattatgtgagttaacgtaaaaatatattaaaacattttccttaaagtataattTTTTGAAAGTTCTAATGTGACtgttcacactatatatataaaaaaaatacgtaaatacactgaacaaaaatatgtttcatgagctgaattaaAAAATCTCAGAAATGTTCTTTGTgtacaaaaagcgtatttctctcatgttgtgcacaaatttgtttacatgcctgttagtgagcatttctcctttgccaagataatccatccacctggcaggtgtggcatatcaagaagctgattaaacagcatgataattacgcaggtgcaccttgtgctggggacaatagaaggccactttaaaattagcagttttgtcacacaacacaatgccacagacgtagcaagttttgagggagcgtgcaattggcatgctgactttaggaatgtccaccaaagctgttgccagagaattgaatgttaattgctctaccataagctgcctccaacgttgttttagagaatttggcagtacgcccaacttgccttacaaccgcagaccacgtataaccactccagcctaggacctccacatacggcttcttcacctgtgggatcgtctgagaggGTTGGGGGGCTGCTGAGGGGTATTTTGTTtgtaatgaagcccttttgtgggaaaaaacACATTCTAATtggatgggcctggctcccacccatggctgcacccctgcccagtcatgtgatatccatagattagggcataacacatttttttcaattgactgattaccttatatatgaactgtaactcagtaaaatctttgaaattgttgcatgttgcatttatatttttgatcagtataAATGTAATTTGGTccgt includes:
- the LOC139560229 gene encoding arf-GAP with GTPase, ANK repeat and PH domain-containing protein 2-like isoform X3, with amino-acid sequence MLLLSSQATERTIPGATSKAVTAHQSGGGKTTVDHISVILNGTLGREEVGSRSVAGQAARYAALEQSHPAAGSTRARQQALQGEEGHFSLGRTRQDLGRWPSLSHTGRVERRREDAVQEEEEEVEKEDGGELTTDRFLQLQQPSNNSAAPAAAQPSQSDWETTAVGVEVDTATAAPEQQKTQVETQGQDISPQYEGSLPGHNVGVLAGGGRLPLAVLRRKPSQDSAAPDSRRVVSMYGAPAWQQQGSLSDQDRTDKPRRPRSVCMLGGPNLKTALLQPGSHRSHSEQSSRRVATGSLDGPPQQCWTRRAELRAVDGLKPGVLPQRTVAEEKVVPRVRQQTWKQRPVSMTMLELRKKASGSQDELDSHRGSQGGGLFGRWRLFGRPAQDKEKGKEGARAPGSKPPSKLDVPKKTLSSLRRSLSLRIRRNRPRGRVEISEVTAEERSRTKSIGQETSLPSRPFSYLTGRSLPPPYERDNDGGMQNIQYHSQGKVKVMEVPLYPARLSSSTKPAHEEPSVWQLIASRFRRKEQQQPPNGKCKLQPQPPSKETQTGKYPLAGNKKPQLVSIETLAGVDCSKGQDSFVNSQEWTLSRSVPELKVGIVGNLSSGKSALVHRYLTGTYVQEESPEGGRFKKEMVVDGQSYLLLIRDEGGPPELQFAAWVDAVVFVFSLEDEISFQTVYNYFLRLSSYRNTAEVPMVLVGTQDAISAANPRVIDDSRARKLSNDLKRSTYYETCSTYGLNVERVFQDVAQKVVALRKKQQLSIGPCKSLPNSPSHSSVPNASLPSVHINQAANGGGAFSDYSSSVPSTPSISQREMRIETIAASNTPTPIRKQSKRRSNIFTVVTNPVHQRHEPLPVRIMEMPKHATYPVWVPDWQAEREFQLMTF
- the LOC139560229 gene encoding arf-GAP with GTPase, ANK repeat and PH domain-containing protein 2-like isoform X4; translation: MLLLSSQATERTIPGATSKAVTAHQSGGGKTTVDHISVILNGTLGREEVGSRSVAGQAARYAALEQSHPAAGSTRARQQALQGEEGHFSLGRTRQDLGRWPSLSHTGRVERRREDAVQEEEEEVEKEDGGELTTDRFLQLQQPSNNSAAPAAAQPSQSDWETTAVGVEVDTATAAPEQQKTQVETQGQDISPQYEGSLPGHNVGVLAGGGRLPLAVLRRKPSQDSAAPDSRRVVSMYGAPAWQQQGSLSDQDRTDKPRRPRSVCMLGGPNLKTALLQPGSHRSHSEQSSRRVATGSLDGPPQQCWTRRAELRAVDGLKPGVLPQRTVAEEKVVPRVRQQTWKQRPVSMTMLELRKKASGSQDELDSHRGSQGGGLFGRWRLFGRPAQDKEKGKEGARAPGSKPPSKLDVPKKTLSSLRRSLSLRIRRNRPRGRVEISEVTAEERSRTKSIGQETSLPSRPFSYLTGRSLPPPYERDNDGGMQNIQYHSQGKVKVMEVPLYPARLSSSTKPAHEEPSVWQLIASRFRRKEQQQPPNGKCKLQPQPPSKETQTGKYPLAGNKKPQLVSIETLAGVDCSKGQDSFVNSQEWTLSRSVPELKVGIVGNLSSGKSALVHRYLTGTYVQEESPEGGRFKKEMVVDGQSYLLLIRDEGGPPELQFAAWVDAVVFVFSLEDEISFQTVYNYFLRLSSYRNTAEVPMVLVGTQDAISAANPRVIDDSRARKLSNDLKRSTYYETCSTYGLNVERVFQDVAQKVVALRKKQQLSIGPCKSLPNSPSHSSVPNASLPSVHINQAANGGGAFSDYSSSVPSTPSISQREMRIETIAASNTPTPIRKQSKRRSNIFTVSMRQLMQSNTHSHY
- the LOC139560229 gene encoding arf-GAP with GTPase, ANK repeat and PH domain-containing protein 2-like isoform X5 — its product is MLLLSSQATERTIPGATSKAVTAHQSGGGKTTVDHISVILNGTLGREEVGSRSVAGQAARYAALEQSHPAAGSTRARQQALQGEEGHFSLGRTRQDLGRWPSLSHTGRVERRREDAVQEEEEEVEKEDGGELTTDRFLQLQQPSNNSAAPAAAQPSQSDWETTAVGVEVDTATAAPEQQKTQVETQGQDISPQYEGSLPGHNVGVLAGGGRLPLAVLRRKPSQDSAAPDSRRVVSMYGAPAWQQQGSLSDQDRTDKPRRPRSVCMLGGPNLKTALLQPGSHRSHSEQSSRRVATGSLDGPPQQCWTRRAELRAVDGLKPGVLPQRTVAEEKVVPRVRQQTWKQRPVSMTMLELRKKASGSQDELDSHRGSQGGGLFGRWRLFGRPAQDKEKGKEGARAPGSKPPSKLDVPKKTLSSLRRSLSLRIRRNRPRGRVEISEVTAEERSRTKSIGQETSLPSRPFSYLTGRSLPPPYERDNDGGMQNIQYHSQGKVKVMEVPLYPARLSSSTKPAHEEPSVWQLIASRFRRKEQQQPPNGKCKLQPQPPSKETQTGKYPLAGNKKPQLVSIETLAGVDCSKGQDSFVNSQEWTLSRSVPELKVGIVGNLSSGKSALVHRYLTGTYVQEESPEGGRFKKEMVVDGQSYLLLIRDEGGPPELQFAAWVDAVVFVFSLEDEISFQTVYNYFLRLSSYRNTAEVPMVLVGTQDAISAANPRVIDDSRARKLSNDLKRSTYYETCSTYGLNVERVFQDVAQKVVALRKKQQLSIGPCKSLPNSPSHSSVPNASLPSVHINQAANGGGAFSDYSSSVPSTPSISQREMRIETIAASNTPTPIRKQSKRRSNIFTILSLQ